The Antennarius striatus isolate MH-2024 chromosome 8, ASM4005453v1, whole genome shotgun sequence nucleotide sequence TGGACAAAGTTGTCCCGAAGTCCTGCCGGAAGCACGGCCGCGAGCCTGCCGGGGAGTGGACGGGCTCACGAGCCCCGAACGAACCGGATCGGGACCCCGGTTCCCCTCGGGCTCGTGCGCACGGACGTTAGCAtgcccccgggggccaaatgtggccctccacatcatttaatatgGCCCGCCAGAGCATCAAATGTCagtgtgtttaaataaatagatcaaataggggctttgaccaaaaactacatttcccacaatgcagtagttcagcccatcttaactctgactaaaggtagtgaacaaagttaatgtcctaacttgtgtctgatgttatttttctttattgattgatggtttgatccttgattgatggagttctgtgggtttaataacctgacaaatgaaaaggatttatgttagaacagagaaacaaacaaacatgtttttcttttcatttttttcatttttaattttaatttcatatactgattttaatccccacagggaaattagtggcgcACTCTGGTTAGTTGAAACATGCGTGTATATGTGAgttgttttctgtgtaactgtaggGTTTGTAACTGATATCTTCCCTGAttgaacctcctgaagggatcaataaagttctactatACTCTGATAAATTCAGCTAGCTGCTAACCACcaactgttgtgtgtttcagcgGAAGCGACGGGAACAAGCCAGGACCCCACCAAGGACCCCACCCCCAGAGGACATGCCGATCGCTGCCGCCGGACAACCGACGAGCCGGGAGCCCAGGCTTTGCCCCCGGCTGCCCGCCGCCCCAGAACCTGTCTCGAAAGGGGCAGACTTATTCGTCGAGGCGGGGTCAGCGGAGTACAGGAGCGCGGAGGGGGGCAGAGCACCGAGGGGCTTCGCTCACACCGGATCCGTTACCGGCTCTCCGCCCTCGCCCCCAGCCGCGTCCTCCTCGTTCGTCTTCCACCCGCTTCGCCACCACCTGATGGGTGTGGAGCCGCCCAGGACTCGGTCCCGGTCCCGCTCCGGATGCTACCAGCAGTACGGTGTGAACGACACCGGAGTCACCGCCAGTGGAGTCCCGGGAGCTCATCACCGTGGCAACCATCCGGACACCCAGTCGCCGGCCCCGGAAATCAACAGCCCTCCCGGAAACCAAAGACTTCCAGCAGATCCCGGCGGGCACCGCCTCCAGTCGAcaggtaacccccccccaatcGGTACCTCTTGGTGGAACCAAACACTGCTGCTGAAACACAGGAGTCACTCCTGGGAGTCAGATTCCTGTGAAATAAATCACTacgttaatgtgtgtgtgtgtgtgtgtgtgtgtgtgtgtgtgtgtgtgtgtgtgttcatatgtcCTGGCTGCAGCTGAGgttagtgtttgtttgtttgtttgtttgtttgtttgtttgtttacttgagGGGGACCACCAAATTGTCCAGCGCTTTGTTTATCAGAGGGTTGGGGGACGCCCAGTCCCCGCCCTCTAATGAATAGCCACCTTGATGCTACTTAGCAACAAGCTAACACTGTCCTGTCAGCTTCAACCCCTCCCTCTGGGCCTTAAACCTTCCTTCTGTCTTTAACACGAGAACTGAAACCACACCTCTAAGACTGGCATGTTGTCACCTAAATGGGCGGGCGACGCCCACCTGCTGTTCTTCagtgtttggttgttgttgttgttgttgtttagtgtcaagttgttgttgtttagtgtcAGGTTGTTGTTTAGTatcgtgttgttgttgtttagtgtcaggttgttgttgtttagtgtcaggttgttgttgttgttgttctttagTGTCAGGTTGTTGTTTAGTATCGTGTTGTTGTTTAGTGtctggttgctgttgttgtttagtgtctggttgttgttgttgtttagtgtctggttgttgttgttgttgttgtttagtgtcAGGTTGTTGTTTAGTatcgtgttgttgttgtttagtgtcaggttgttgttgttgttgttgtttagtgtcaggttgttgttgttgtttagtgtcaggttgttgttgttgtttagtgtctggttgttgttgttgttgtttagtgtcaggttgttgttgttggttttgttgttgttgtttagtgtctggttgttgttgttgtttagtgtcttgttgttgttgttgtttaatgtctggttgttgttgtttagtgtctggttgttgttgttgttaaatttccccactgtgggacaataaaggtctatcattattatcattattattattattattattattattattattatgttgtttagtgtctggttgttgttgttgtttagtgtctggttgttgttgttgttgtttttcatattatCCACGGCCTAGCTGACAGGTTGCCTTAGCAACGACGTCTGGGTGGAGGTGTTGTTCAGTGCGTGTAacgtgtgaggtcatataatcgagacagtaacaacaacaacaacaacaaacctgaAGTGTTGTTACCATagcgatatcactgtctggtacatgtagagaaaacacacacacaccagacatcgttAACTTCTTCTGTGTTTCACCGCTCCGTAACGCGACGCTCTTTCTTCTGATGCTTGGTCTCACGTCACGGATATGATGTCACAGTCCGCCGTATCCaatcggagtgtttggagctgttcagactgaaacacATCAGTCCATATCTGATATGAAACCACCTCCAGAATGTGGTTGTAGTCCGTTCCACTAAACTCTGATATGGTGTGGTCCAGTCACGTGTCCAGTCTGAGGTGTCACGCCACCAGAGCGCTGATCCGTGTCCACAAGCAGCGCGTCATACGTGTGTCATGTAGCAAACATGTGCTTCCTCTGTCTGACCTGCCGTCTGCTTCTATCTAGGGGCCTCTGGGGGGTCAGACCGCTGCCGCCCGGACCGGACCTGGGGGGAGGACAGTGAGAAGGTAAGACAAGCATCTGTTCTACTCAGGACCAGGAGGTCCACCGACCTCCAGGTTCTTCTAGAACACGGTTCCTGTCTGGACCCTTCTGTTCTGGTCCGGACTAACATCACACCGATGTGTACCTGAGGAATGTTTTGGGGTGACTGTTACCTGAGGAGTATTTTGGGGTGACTATTACCTGAGGAGTATTTTGGGGTGACTGTTACCTGAGGAGTATTTTGGGGTGACTGTTACCTGAGGAGTATTTTGGGGTGACTATTACCTGAGGAGTATTTTGGGGTGACTGTTACCTGAGGAGTATTTTGGGGTGACTGTTACCTGAGGAGTATTTTGGGGTGACTGTTACCTGAGGAGTATTTTGGGGTGACTATTACCTGAGGAGTATTTTGGGGTGACTGTTACCTGAGGAGTATTTTGGGGTGACTAGTACCTGAGGAGTATTTTGGGGTGACTGTTACCTGAGGAGTATTTTGGGGTGACTGTTACCTGAGGAGTATTTTGGGGTGACTGTTACCTGAGGAGTATTTTGGGGTGACTGTTACCTGAGGAGTATTTTGGGGTGACTGTTGCCTGAGGAGTATTTTGGGGTGACTGTTACCTGAGGAGTATTTTGGGGTGACTGTTACCTGAGGAGTATTTTGGGGTGACTGTTACCTGAGGAGTATTTTGGGGTGACTATTACCTGAGGAGTATTTTGGGGTGACTATTACCTGAGGAGTATTTTGGGGTGACTGTTACCTGAGGAGTATTTTGGGGTGACTATTACCTGAGGAGTATTTTGGGGTGACTATTACCTGAGGAGTATTTTGGGGTGACTATTACCTGAGGAGTATTTTGGGGTGACTATTACCTGAGGAGTATTTTGGGGTGACTAGTACCTGAGGAGTATTTTGGGGTGACTGTTACCTGAGGAGTATTTTGGGGTGACTGTTACCTGAGGAGTATTTTGGGGTGACTGTTACCTGAGGAGTATTTTGGGGTGACTGTTACCTGAGGAGTATTTTGGGGTGACTGTTCTCATAGACCATAGATTTTTTTAAGGTAAATCAGCTGCTTTTCCTTCTTGACTCTGATGAATGGAATCagggaggaaggggggagggggcaggatGGTGGGGAAGGTGGTGCAGAAGTGGTTTGTGGGGGGAGGGGCCAGAAGCAGGGAGGGGCATACATTGATTTCACCTCCAGTTGTGGGAGATGgttgggagggggaggggcaagGATGGGGGTGGGAGGAGAACTTCTGGTCTGGGACTGGGCAAACAGAGGAGAAAAGGGGGGAGGGGCCGCAGTTGGGGTTTCAGTTGatttgatgggggggggggtgggcaggGACTGTTGGAGATGCAGGGGTGGAGCAGGCTGCCTTAGATATGTCCCTGGGGGGTGGGgcctgggggggtggagaggttTCAGATGGTGGGttggaggggttgggggggttcaCTCTGtcctgtgtggggggggtctaCATACGCAGTACATGTGTGTGGGCATTAGAACAGAGCCATGTGTTTGATAACACGCTAACATTAGCGTCACGTTAGCGGTAGCACAGGAGGACAACAGCAGTGCATGATGGGAATATATGAAGAATGACTGGCCGTGATTGATTACTGGGGTCAGGGGCAGAATCTTGGACTGATTGATCAGTAGAGTGCAGGGGTGATCGCCTGGGGGACGCCGGGGTGTCGGGGGGTGTTAGCATAGCGTCGTTAGCATAGCAGctggatgtgtgtctgtgtgtgggtgtgtgtgtgtggggggggggtgcgttaGAAGTCACAGCCGTTCAGTCATGTGTCTCCCGTGcagacaggaggagggggtgtcgtgtgtgtgtgtgtgtgtgtgtatcggcAGTGACTCacgactgacacacacacccgagTGTGAGAGTCACTGCCTGACTGGAAGGACGTGAGTCAGAGCGAGTCGCCTCAggctgatgatcacatgatcaggaACGCCGcccaggaagtgtgtgtgtgtgtgtgtgtgtgtgtgtgtgtgtgtgtgtgtgtgtgtgtgtgtgtgtgtgtgtgtgtgtgtgtgtgtgtgtgtgtgtgtgtgtgtgtgtagttttgtttttcttcctcactcCGACAGGAAGTGACTTTGACCCCTCGGGGAGTCAGCACTGATGGTAGAATATgctctgtttcacacacacacacacacacacacacacacacacacacacacacacacacacacacacacacacacacacacacacacacacacacacacacacacacactagctgtAAGGTGTGGTGAAATTGATCACTGGtcactccccccctcccccccagacTGAGGGGAGCCCCCGTCCGAAGCGCCAGCGTCTGTCCAGCCAGCTGacctctgtgccccccccatccaccccctctccccccatCCGGCCCTGGGAATCGGCCCCCCCCAGTAGAAGACAGTCCCACCCCCAGACGGCCCCCCAGGAGCGCTGTGTGACACCCCGGCACAGACGCAGGTAAGCTGATGTTTTGGCTCCGCCCTGCTGCTGTCCCATTGGCTGGAGGTGCAGGATCGGCTGCAGCCACTGGGTGGtaacaaaccccccccctcttctcCCCCCAGCCCGCCTGCAAGGTGTCAGCGAGGCCGTCTCTCCAGACCTGCCCGGCAggtgcccccccaccaccaccaccctgccACGCCCACGCCGTTCCCGATGCCCCCCCAGCTGCAGGACGAGAACTCCCACCATGACACCCACCACACGTACCCCGTACCCCCCCCCAGTGCCTATTGCCCGCCTCCCACAGCAGCAGGGGGGGCGACAAGTTTGGAGGAGCCTGCGGCCTTCCAGTCCCCGATGTTGTCCTCACGactactgccccctgctgcccACCCCCACCATCACTTCCATCATCAGCAGCACCCCCCTGGGGGGGCGCAGCAGCACCTCCTTGGGGGGGCGCAGCAGCATGGAGCCCTTGTCCTGGACCTGCACGAACAGGTGGGTCTGCagcgaccccccccacccctcgctggtgtgtgtgtgtgtgtgagaactcTGCTGTCTTCCCTCCCCAGCTGCTGCAGGTGCCTTACACAGTGACCCCAGTCCCCCCCCAGGGCCTACCAGCACCCCTGTGCAGTGGCTCcctgccccccgcccccacctgcAGCATGGTGTTCAGCCCCGCCCAGCCCTACCACCAGGTAAGCCGCTCGCTGCTGCCCCCTGTGGCTGAACGCGGTACTGCTGCTCCTACAGGCGCTTGAGGCGCGGCCCCTCCCTCACCTCTGCTCACCTGTCCAGGTGCTCCAGGCGTGTTCCGTGCCGATGCCCTACGCGTTCCCCTCGCTGCTGTCCAGCGACGCCCACTTCCtgctgccccgcccccaccccccaccacacctGCCCATGGCCGGACACTTCCTGCCGTTCCAGCCCCGATCGGTACGCCGCGCCGTCGATGATGTCACATCCTGTGTGTTGCCCCACCTACTAACCTGCTGTCCCTTCAGCCCCTACAGAGGATTGAAAATGAGGTGGAGCTCCTGGGGGAGCAGCTTCCTGTGGGCGGCGGCTTCGGCTACGGCCCCCCCCACCAGCCTCCGTTCCTGTCGCACCACGACTCCCTGTCACCGGAGCTCTTCACCCTGGTGAGTGCATGACATCATCGGCACGGCGCCGTCACTGCCTGAAGGTCGGTccttgatggggggggggctgatttGCTCTTCTTCCTGTCAGCCGTACCCCCACTTCCTGCCTCGCCATTTCACAAGCCGGCGCTACCGCTCCCAGCAGGCCACGCCCCCGCCACCCTACCACCCCGGCTTCTTGCCTTACTTCCTGTGAGTGTTCACCACTTCCTGTCGGCGCTGCAGGTGGGCGGAGTCTGTCTAGGATACGTCACCTGTGCATCTGTCTTCTACCTGCAGGTCCATGCTTCCTGTGGCCCCAAATGTGGCCCCCACCATCAGTCTGGAGCTGGATGTAGATGATGGGGAGGTGGAGAACTATGAGGTGAGGCAACCCGCTGCTACTGACCTTCACCCCCCTACATGCTGCACCTGACCTCCACCCCCCTACATGCTGCACCTGACCTTCACCCCCCTACATGCTGCACCTGACCTTCACCCCCCTACATGCTGCACCTGACCTCCACCCCCCTACATACTGTACCTGACCTCCACCCCCCTACATGCTGTACCTGACCTCCACCCCCCTACATGCTGTACCTGACCTTCACCCCCCTACATGCTGTACCTGACCTGCTCCCTCTCACCTGCCCCCCTCTGAAGGCCCTGCTGAACCTGGCAGAACGCCTGGGGGAGGCCAAACCCCGCGGCCTGACCAAAGCAGACATAGAACAGCTGCCGTCGTACCGGTTCAACCCCACCCACCATCAATCTGAGCAGACACTGTGAGTACTCCCCGCTGCGCGCCGGTCGGTGGGCGGGAGTGGGCCGTGTGGACTCAGGTGCTGTCGTGTCCCTCAcaggtgtgtggtgtgtatgtgtgacttTGAGGCCCGCCAGCTTCTCAGGGTCCTCCCCTGTAATCACGAGTTCCACGCCAAGTGTGTCGACAAGTGGCTGAAGGTGAGTTCAAATGTGAACCGGTCCGGTCTGTGGACCCagtacgcctgtacgttcacggcggtacgcctgtacgttcacggcggtacgcctgtacgttcacggcggtacgcctgtacgtttacagcggtacgcctgtacgttcacggcggtacgcctgtacgttcacggcggtacgcctgtacgttcacggcggtacgcctgtacgtttacggcggtacgcctgtacgttcacggcggtacgcctgtacgctcacggcggtacgcctgtacgttcacggcggtacgccagtacgttcacggcggtacgcctgtacgttcacggcggtacgcctgtacgctcacggcggtacgccagtacgttcacggcggtacgcctgtacgttcacggcggtacgcctgtacgttcacggcggtacgccagtacgttcacggcggtacgcctgtacgttcacggcggtacgcctgtacgttcacggcggtacgccagtacgttcacggcggtacgcctgtacgttcacggcggtacgcctgtacgttcacggcggtacgcctgtacgtcaCGGCGGTACGCCAGTACGTttacggcggtacgcctgtacgtttacagtggtacgcctgtacgttcacggcggtacgcccgtacgttcacggcggtacgcccgtacgttcacggcggtacgcccgtacgttcacggcggtacgcccgtacgttcacggcggtacgcccgtacgttcacggcggtacgcccgtacgttcacggcggtacgcccgtacgttcacggcggtacgcccgtacgttcacggcggtacgcccgtacgttcacggcggtacgcccgtacgttcacggcggtacgccagtacgttcacggcggtacgcctgtacgttcacggcggtacgcccgtacgttcacggcggtacgcctgaactttcacggcggtacgcctgtacgttcacggcggtacgcccgtacgttcacggcggtacgcccgtacgttcacggcggtacgcctgtacgttcacggcggtacgcctgtacgttcacggcggtacgcctgtacgttcacggcggtacgcctgtacgtttacggcggtacgcctgtacgttttcggcggtacgcctgtacgttcagggcggtacgcctgtacgttcagGGCGGTACGCCAGTACGTttacggcggtacgcctgtacgttttcggcggtacgcctgtacgttcagggcggtacgcctgtacgttcacggcggtacgcctgtacgttcacggcggtacgcctgtacgttcacggcggtacgcctgttcgttcacggcggtacgcctgtacgttcacggcggtacgcctgtatgtttacggcggtacgcctgtacgttttcggcggtacgcctgtacgttcagggcggtacgcctgtacgtacGGTACGCCTGTATGTTCagggcggtacgcctgtacgtttacagtggtacgcctgtacgttcacggcggtacgcccgtacgttcacggcggtacgcccgtacgttcacggcggtacgcccgtacgttcacggcggtacgcccgtacgttcacggcggtacgcccgtacgttcacggcggtacgcccgtacgttcacggcggtacgcccgtacgttcacggcggtacgcccgtacgttcacggcggtacgcccgtacgttcacggcggtacgcccgtacgttcacggcggtacgcccgtacgttcacggcggtacgcccgtacgttcacggcggtacgcccgtacgttcacggcggtacgcccgtacgttcacggcggtacgcctgaactttcacggcggtacgcctgtacgttcacggcggtacgcccgtacgttcacggcggtacgcctgtacgttcacggcggtacgcctgtacgttcacggcggtacgcctgtacgttcacggcggtacgcctgtacgttcacggcggtacgcctgtacgttcacggcggtacgcctgtacgttttcggcggtacgcctgtacgtttacggcggtacgcccgtacgtttacggcggtacgcccgtacgttcacggcggtacgcccgtacgttcacggcggtacgcccgtacgttcacggcggtacgcccgtacgttcacggcggtacgcccgtacgttcacggcggtacgcccgtacgttcacggcggtacgcccgtacgttcacggcggtacgcccgtacgttcacggcggtacgcccgtacgttcacggcggtacgcccgtacgttcacggcggtacgcccgtacgttcacggcggtacgcccgtacgttcacggcggtacgcccgtacgttcacggcggtacgcccgtacgttcacggcggtacgcctgaactttcacggcggtacgcctgtacgttcacggcggtacgcctgtacgttcacggcggtacgcctgtacgttcacggcggtacgcctgtacgttcacggcggtacgcctgtacgttcacggcggtacgcctgtacgttcacggcggtacgcctgtacgttcacggcggtacgcctgtacgtttacggcggtacgcctgtacgttttcggcggtacgcctgtacgttcagggcggtacgcctgtacgttcagGGCGGTACGCCAGTACGTttacggcggtacgcctgtacgttttcggcggtacgcctgtacgttcagggcggtacgcctgtacgttcagGGCGGTACGCCAGTACGTttacggcggtacgcctgtacgttttcggcggtacgcctgtacgttcagggcggtacgcctgtacgttcacggcggtacgcctgtacgttcacggcggtacgcctgttcgttcacggcggtacgcctgtacgttcacggcggtacgcctgtacgtttacggcggtacgcctgtacgttttcggcggtacgcctgtacgttcagGGCGGTACGCCTGTATGTTCagggcggtacgcctgtacgttcagggcggtacgcctgtacgttcagGGCGGTACGCCAGTACGTttacggcggtacgcctgtacgttttcggcggtacgcctgtacgttcagggcggtacgcctgtacgttcagggcggtacgcctgtacgttcacggcggtacgcctgtacgttcacggcggtacgcctgtacgttcagggcggtacgcctgtacgtttacggcggtacgcctgtacgttcagGGCGGTACGTCTGTACGTTCAGGGCGGTACGtctgtacgttcacggcggtacgcctgtacgtttacggcggtacgcctgtacgtttacggcggtacgcctgtacgtttaCGGCGGTACGTCTGTACGTTTACGGCGGTACGTCTGTACGTttacggcggtacgcctgtacgtttaCGGCGGTACGTCTGTACGTttacggcggtacgcctgtacgtttacggcggtacgcctgtacgtttacggcggtacgcctgtacgttcacggcggtacgcctgtacgttcagggcggtacgcctgtacgttcacggcggttcTGTGCAGGATGGATCTAAACAACTGGATCAGGGTTTTCATCGTTTGTATTTTCCTGTTTAACCCTAAACTTT carries:
- the LOC137600637 gene encoding E3 ubiquitin-protein ligase RNF38-like, with translation MPIAAAGQPTSREPRLCPRLPAAPEPVSKGADLFVEAGSAEYRSAEGGRAPRGFAHTGSVTGSPPSPPAASSSFVFHPLRHHLMGVEPPRTRSRSRSGCYQQYGVNDTGVTASGVPGAHHRGNHPDTQSPAPEINSPPGNQRLPADPGGHRLQSTGASGGSDRCRPDRTWGEDSEKTEGSPRPKRQRLSSQLTSVPPPSTPSPPIRPWESAPPSRRQSHPQTAPQERCVTPRHRRSPPARCQRGRLSRPARQVPPHHHHPATPTPFPMPPQLQDENSHHDTHHTYPVPPPSAYCPPPTAAGGATSLEEPAAFQSPMLSSRLLPPAAHPHHHFHHQQHPPGGAQQHLLGGAQQHGALVLDLHEQLLQVPYTVTPVPPQGLPAPLCSGSLPPAPTCSMVFSPAQPYHQVLQACSVPMPYAFPSLLSSDAHFLLPRPHPPPHLPMAGHFLPFQPRSPLQRIENEVELLGEQLPVGGGFGYGPPHQPPFLSHHDSLSPELFTLPYPHFLPRHFTSRRYRSQQATPPPPYHPGFLPYFLSMLPVAPNVAPTISLELDVDDGEVENYEALLNLAERLGEAKPRGLTKADIEQLPSYRFNPTHHQSEQTLCVVCMCDFEARQLLRVLPCNHEFHAKCVDKWLKANRTCPICRADASGVQRDSE